In Brienomyrus brachyistius isolate T26 chromosome 3, BBRACH_0.4, whole genome shotgun sequence, the following proteins share a genomic window:
- the LOC125738538 gene encoding uncharacterized protein LOC125738538 encodes MTRNKRIAKAVSWSNDRYWATWDKWMEVIDWEDEEELCSPAESPSDQADRSIVSHTRKPIAKAVSWTDDVYWAAWDKWDEIICWGEEGECSPATPPINQPGRDKGLDMHGLEVFLLNERTVSIKPADDHQDRLKIGAVVVDLCQFELDGVNDKFEIVEIQIGEVKLEETAERGFNSEFELEIMDVEIEVVDSEFQLNALNWEIAGTKVDKLLVEHLNINNLEAGSVKVSTSNGNVVYVNGM; translated from the exons atgacgag aaacaaacgaattgcaaaagctgtcagctggagcaacgatcgatactgggcaacttgggacaagtggatggaagtgattgactgggaagatgaggaagagctgtgctccccagcagaatcaccctctgaccaggctgaccgttccatcgtgtcacacacccgaaagccaattgccaaggcagttagctggacggatgatgtgtattgggcagcctgggacaagtgggatgagatcatctgctggggtgaagaaggagagtgctccccagcaactccacccatcaaccagcctgggagggataaggggttagacatgcatgggttagaggtttttctgttaaatgaaaggacagtctccataaagcctgcagatgaccaccaagacaggctgaaaataggagccgtagtggtcgacctctgccagtttgagctagatggtgtaaatgataaatttgaaattgtcgaaatacaaattggagaggtcaaattggaggagactgcagagaggggttttaattcagaatttgaattggaaattatggatgtggagatagaggttgtagacagtgaattccagctgaatgctcttaattgggaaattgctggaactaaagtggacaaattattagtggaacacctgaacataaataatctagaagcaggcagtgtgaaggtgtccacatcaaatgggaatgtggtatatgtcaatggtatgtga